A portion of the Kineosporia corallincola genome contains these proteins:
- a CDS encoding amidohydrolase family protein, with translation MVKLSSRRGLPCDVHQHLWPSSLIAALRARDEPPLLRGWTLHLPGEPPYEVNPADHDVDARLRLQGDVRALVSLSSPLGLEDLPPAEALPLLDTWHAGAAGLPDGFGAWAAVARHEPDLTVLADHLRGDFAGLQVPATWLLTPRALDHLAPVLRVCEEADKPVLVHPGAVGTVADPELPGWWPAVVDYTAQLSAAWWSWHHTGRGLLPRLRIGFVAGAGLAPLQQERLHARGGRTGRLDPGVFVETSSYGPQAIDALVRVLGIDAVVRGSDRPYAEPLPFGYGNAADHAIEVSNPQRFLTGGKP, from the coding sequence GTGGTCAAGCTGTCGTCGCGCCGAGGGCTGCCCTGCGATGTCCATCAGCACCTGTGGCCCTCTTCTCTGATCGCCGCTCTCCGGGCCCGCGACGAACCGCCCCTGCTGCGCGGCTGGACGCTGCACCTGCCGGGAGAACCGCCCTACGAGGTGAACCCGGCCGACCACGACGTGGACGCCCGGCTCCGCCTCCAGGGCGATGTCCGGGCCCTGGTGTCGCTGTCCAGCCCTCTCGGTCTGGAAGACCTGCCCCCGGCTGAGGCCCTCCCGCTGCTCGACACCTGGCACGCCGGGGCCGCCGGGCTGCCGGACGGATTCGGGGCCTGGGCCGCGGTCGCCCGGCACGAGCCCGACCTGACGGTTCTGGCCGACCACCTGCGCGGCGATTTCGCCGGTCTCCAGGTCCCGGCCACCTGGCTGCTCACTCCCCGGGCCCTCGACCACCTCGCCCCCGTGCTGCGGGTGTGCGAGGAGGCCGACAAGCCGGTGCTGGTCCATCCGGGTGCCGTCGGCACGGTCGCCGACCCGGAGCTGCCGGGCTGGTGGCCCGCCGTCGTCGACTACACCGCGCAGCTGTCCGCCGCCTGGTGGTCGTGGCACCACACCGGGCGCGGGCTGCTGCCCCGGCTGCGGATCGGCTTCGTCGCCGGGGCCGGCCTGGCGCCCCTTCAGCAGGAACGCCTGCACGCCCGGGGCGGCCGGACCGGGCGGCTCGACCCCGGTGTATTCGTCGAGACCTCGAGCTACGGACCGCAGGCGATCGACGCCCTGGTCCGGGTGCTCGGCATCGACGCGGTGGTCCGCGGCAGCGACCGCCCCTACGCAGAACCGCTCCCCTTCGGCTACGGCAACGCCGCCGATCACGCCATCGAAGTCAGCAACCCCCAGCGCTTCCTGACCGGAGGTAAGCCATGA
- a CDS encoding FtsX-like permease family protein codes for MLYLAGQMARRRIAALIAVLSAVIGGAVLITTTGVLAESGLRSHPPVTRLTGADVLVGASQTFTGTGDLPVALPERAVLPADSVAGLTELPGVETVVGDISFPAAVLTADGQPVATATDPAGAGHGWSSSSMTEGTAQGQAPTGDAQVALGRAFGLRIGDTVQVVADGVPHRVTVTALVGTDDAGIYFADARAAELSGDAAKVDLIAVKVADGHAASVADRIRSSHPDLEVATGDARGDVLDPPIGAARSLLSALSGSMAGITLLLVGFIVAGALGVSIEGQRRELALLRAVGATPLQIRRLAAGQATVAVVVALVPGIALGYLLAGQARRLLVHLDLLPAGLPLAISPLPAVGTALLLLVTVQIAARCAAWRVSRRPATEAVAESRTEAPATGRGARIRNGAGLLLIFAGTLMSVTPLVSRSVLAISSSALAGIIAAVGLALAGPTQLGLLSGRLSRTLPSRVSPTGWLAVSNVHGYARRFAGAVTTLAMAVVFVLTYAFTQTSLMQAQRDDTTTGTTAQYGISAPGLGGVPAGTLSGVKAVDGVRGAAEIRNTTVLWKHLMLGDVEVEPQAATVAGPDAAGVLDLGITDGSLAALHGSTVAVGASTGLEVGDEATLYLGDGTPATAEVVAVYDRDLGFGTFVASPDLVAGHLTNALASTVLVRTENADALYGFVQDRPGLVLGGTATTASGPKGVPADVWINLAAIGVLLGYLLLGITNKLVAATAARRAEFATLRLNGSTVRQIRSMTRREAGLITLAATVTGLLLAATPMVLLGLGLLGRPWPAGPVWLVPATIGVVVLIGFTSIELATRQALRLPPAEALAQRE; via the coding sequence TGGCCGGGCTGACGGAACTGCCCGGGGTGGAGACGGTGGTGGGTGACATCAGTTTCCCGGCGGCGGTTCTGACGGCCGACGGGCAGCCGGTGGCCACCGCCACGGACCCGGCCGGGGCCGGACACGGCTGGTCCTCGTCGTCCATGACGGAGGGGACGGCCCAGGGGCAGGCCCCCACGGGCGACGCGCAGGTGGCCCTGGGCCGCGCGTTCGGCCTGAGGATCGGCGACACGGTCCAGGTAGTGGCCGACGGCGTGCCGCACCGGGTCACCGTCACCGCACTGGTCGGGACGGACGACGCGGGCATCTACTTCGCCGACGCACGCGCGGCCGAACTGTCCGGCGATGCGGCGAAAGTCGACCTGATTGCCGTCAAAGTTGCTGACGGCCATGCAGCTTCGGTTGCCGACCGGATCCGGAGCAGCCACCCCGACCTGGAGGTGGCCACCGGGGACGCCCGGGGTGACGTGCTCGACCCGCCGATCGGGGCGGCCCGTTCCCTGCTCTCCGCGCTCTCCGGCTCGATGGCCGGCATCACGCTGCTGTTGGTCGGTTTCATCGTGGCCGGGGCACTCGGGGTGTCGATCGAGGGGCAGCGCCGGGAGCTCGCGCTGCTGCGGGCGGTCGGCGCCACCCCGCTCCAGATCCGGCGGCTGGCGGCCGGTCAGGCCACGGTCGCGGTCGTCGTCGCGCTGGTGCCGGGCATCGCGCTCGGCTACCTGCTGGCCGGCCAGGCCCGGCGGCTGCTGGTGCACCTGGACCTGCTGCCGGCCGGCCTGCCACTGGCGATCAGCCCGCTGCCGGCCGTCGGCACCGCGTTGCTGCTGCTGGTCACCGTGCAGATCGCGGCGCGCTGCGCGGCCTGGCGGGTGTCGCGGCGGCCGGCCACCGAGGCGGTCGCCGAGTCGCGCACCGAGGCTCCCGCCACCGGACGCGGCGCACGCATCCGCAACGGCGCCGGGCTGCTGCTGATCTTCGCCGGCACCCTGATGTCGGTGACACCGCTGGTCTCCCGCTCGGTGCTGGCGATCTCCAGCTCCGCCCTGGCCGGCATCATCGCCGCCGTCGGCCTGGCCCTGGCCGGCCCCACCCAACTGGGCCTGCTGAGCGGCCGGCTGAGCCGAACCCTGCCGAGCCGTGTTTCACCCACCGGCTGGCTCGCGGTGTCGAACGTGCACGGCTACGCGCGGCGTTTCGCCGGGGCCGTGACCACCCTGGCGATGGCCGTGGTGTTCGTGCTCACCTACGCCTTCACCCAGACCTCGCTGATGCAGGCCCAGCGGGACGACACGACCACCGGAACCACCGCGCAGTACGGCATCTCGGCGCCAGGCCTGGGCGGGGTGCCGGCCGGGACGCTGAGCGGGGTGAAGGCCGTGGACGGCGTGCGCGGGGCCGCGGAGATCCGGAACACCACCGTACTGTGGAAACACCTGATGCTGGGCGACGTCGAGGTGGAACCCCAGGCCGCGACGGTGGCCGGGCCGGACGCCGCGGGGGTGCTCGACCTCGGCATCACCGACGGCTCACTGGCGGCCCTGCACGGCTCCACCGTGGCCGTCGGCGCCTCGACCGGCCTGGAGGTCGGCGACGAGGCCACCCTCTATCTCGGTGACGGCACCCCGGCCACCGCCGAGGTGGTCGCCGTGTACGACCGCGACCTCGGCTTCGGCACCTTCGTCGCCTCACCCGACCTGGTGGCCGGGCACCTGACGAACGCACTGGCGTCCACCGTTCTGGTCCGGACCGAGAACGCCGATGCACTCTACGGTTTCGTTCAGGACCGGCCGGGCCTGGTGCTCGGCGGAACGGCCACCACGGCGAGCGGGCCGAAGGGCGTGCCGGCCGACGTCTGGATCAACCTGGCGGCGATCGGGGTGCTGCTCGGCTACCTGCTGCTGGGCATCACCAACAAGCTGGTGGCCGCGACCGCCGCGCGCCGGGCCGAGTTCGCCACGTTGCGGCTGAACGGCAGCACGGTGCGGCAGATCCGCTCGATGACACGCCGTGAGGCCGGGCTGATCACGCTGGCGGCCACGGTGACCGGGCTGCTGCTGGCCGCGACCCCGATGGTGTTGCTCGGGCTGGGGCTGCTCGGCCGGCCGTGGCCCGCCGGCCCGGTGTGGCTGGTGCCCGCGACGATCGGCGTGGTGGTACTGATCGGGTTCACCTCGATCGAGCTGGCCACCCGGCAGGCGCTGCGCCTGCCCCCGGCGGAGGCCCTGGCGCAGCGCGAGTAG
- a CDS encoding aromatic amino acid ammonia-lyase: MDLTPADRAAAAAAADAAPPARARRSGGVPAMTIDGRTLTTRKLVARVDAPLKVRLTPTARRRAQASYQAANAAVGLRPVYGRTTGVGANREVALPATEAARYTLGLLRSHATSAGQIRNDIRIRTTLLVRLNQLAAGGSGISPAAIDGLVAMINADALPPIREHAGIGTGDLTAMATTALGLLGEAPLTNPLRPISLGIHDALPFLSSNAATLADAALAAARLQTLARASLAVAALTGVAVRANWEAFGPAVARVTPGIGVRRVCRVVMSLVSDSEYEPARIQDPFGMRCLPQVNGLLLETVQQLDRVVGAHLNAAAENPVILAGPAVLGPDPEPVVAHHGGFHIPAVALGCDSAAIAAAQSASLLQGRLAMLVDPAATGLPPFLGDGTPGASGVMMLEYLAASALAELRSAATPASLGSVSLSRGTEEHASFASRSAVQLLTAGDAYATALSCELVAAVRALRMQGMKTDSAPWGSLLEACVPLGDSLPDRDLTGDLATAQDLLPLLADLVESHEPER, from the coding sequence ATGGATCTGACCCCGGCGGACCGGGCCGCGGCGGCGGCCGCGGCGGACGCGGCTCCCCCGGCCCGGGCCCGGCGTTCCGGTGGTGTGCCGGCGATGACGATCGACGGCCGCACGCTGACCACCCGCAAGCTGGTCGCCCGGGTGGACGCCCCGCTCAAGGTCCGGCTCACCCCGACCGCCCGGCGTCGCGCCCAGGCCTCCTACCAGGCCGCCAACGCCGCCGTCGGCCTGCGCCCGGTCTACGGCCGCACCACCGGTGTCGGCGCCAACCGCGAGGTGGCGCTGCCGGCCACCGAGGCCGCCCGCTACACCCTCGGTCTGCTGCGCAGCCACGCCACCAGCGCCGGGCAGATCCGCAACGACATCCGCATCCGCACCACGCTGCTGGTGCGGCTGAACCAGCTCGCGGCGGGCGGCAGCGGCATCTCGCCGGCCGCGATCGACGGGCTGGTCGCGATGATCAACGCCGACGCGCTGCCGCCGATCCGCGAGCACGCCGGCATCGGCACCGGCGACCTGACCGCGATGGCCACCACCGCCCTCGGCCTGCTCGGCGAGGCGCCGCTGACCAACCCGCTGCGCCCGATCTCGCTCGGCATCCACGACGCCCTGCCGTTCCTCAGCTCGAACGCCGCCACCCTGGCCGACGCCGCGCTGGCGGCCGCGCGGCTCCAGACCCTGGCCCGGGCCTCGCTGGCCGTGGCCGCGCTGACCGGCGTGGCGGTGCGGGCCAACTGGGAGGCGTTCGGCCCGGCGGTGGCCCGGGTGACACCCGGCATCGGCGTGCGCCGGGTCTGCCGGGTGGTGATGTCGCTGGTCAGCGACTCGGAGTACGAACCGGCCCGGATCCAGGACCCGTTCGGCATGCGCTGCCTGCCGCAGGTGAACGGCCTGCTGCTGGAGACGGTGCAGCAGCTCGACCGGGTGGTCGGCGCGCACCTGAACGCGGCCGCGGAGAACCCGGTGATCCTGGCCGGCCCGGCGGTGCTCGGCCCCGACCCGGAGCCGGTCGTCGCCCACCACGGCGGTTTCCACATCCCCGCGGTGGCCCTGGGCTGCGACAGTGCGGCGATCGCCGCCGCCCAGTCCGCCTCGCTGCTCCAGGGCCGGCTGGCGATGCTGGTCGACCCGGCCGCCACCGGCCTGCCGCCGTTCCTGGGTGACGGCACGCCGGGTGCCAGCGGCGTGATGATGCTGGAGTACCTGGCCGCCTCGGCGCTGGCGGAACTGCGCTCGGCCGCCACCCCGGCCTCGCTCGGGTCGGTCAGCCTGTCGCGCGGCACCGAGGAGCACGCCAGCTTCGCCTCCCGCTCGGCCGTGCAGCTGCTCACCGCCGGCGACGCCTACGCCACCGCGTTGTCGTGCGAACTGGTCGCCGCGGTGCGGGCTCTGCGCATGCAGGGCATGAAAACCGATTCCGCGCCCTGGGGTTCGCTGCTGGAGGCGTGTGTTCCGCTGGGCGACAGCCTGCCTGACCGGGATCTCACCGGCGACCTGGCCACCGCGCAGGACCTGCTGCCGCTGCTGGCCGACCTGGTCGAGTCGCACGAGCCGGAGCGCTGA
- a CDS encoding glutathione peroxidase: MSLHQIPLSTLSGEPTTLGEYAGNPILIVNVASKCGLTPQYEGLERLQKTYAERGFTVLGVPCNQFAGQEPGTAEEIESFCSRTYGVTFPMLAKTEVNGPGRDELYQRLTAHPDASGEAGDVQWNFEKFLVSGAGEVVARFRPRTEPEAPEVVAAIEKQLG, from the coding sequence ATGAGCCTTCACCAGATCCCGCTGTCCACGCTCTCCGGCGAGCCCACCACCCTGGGTGAGTACGCCGGGAACCCGATCCTGATCGTGAACGTCGCCTCGAAGTGCGGCCTGACGCCGCAGTACGAGGGACTGGAGCGGCTCCAGAAGACCTACGCCGAGCGCGGGTTCACGGTGCTCGGCGTGCCGTGCAACCAGTTCGCCGGGCAGGAACCGGGCACCGCCGAGGAGATCGAGTCGTTCTGCTCGCGCACCTACGGGGTGACCTTCCCGATGCTGGCCAAGACCGAGGTGAACGGCCCGGGTCGCGACGAGCTGTACCAGCGGCTCACCGCGCACCCGGACGCCTCCGGCGAGGCGGGCGACGTGCAGTGGAACTTCGAGAAGTTCCTGGTGTCGGGCGCCGGCGAGGTGGTCGCCCGGTTCCGTCCCCGCACCGAGCCGGAGGCGCCCGAGGTGGTCGCGGCGATCGAGAAGCAGCTCGGCTAG
- a CDS encoding LacI family DNA-binding transcriptional regulator, with translation MTQGRHRPTLRDIADATGLSPAAVSYALRGLQVTEETQARVREAAQRLGYQADPIARALASGRTETVGVLCGSLADGWQQQVAAALGRGLLGAGRNPVTVDAGNDPAREITLAKRMVDQRVDALIVLPVDPNAPHWAETADRTVLVAVGDGLPGAPAAAEVVFDNATGVSHGLRLLAAAGHTRVTLLTPTHRATPDRPAEQIVQQVAPDLGLTAVVRSCPHDLDGAAAVVRDLLKTPDPPTAFFCLADSIAFGVYLAARELGLAVPQDVSVVGYDDLPAGRLLTPPLSSYHWPVESLVEAVVSHAVEAIDKKAVRPRRTVLTPEPMPRGSVAPPRAAVHAPRETGRPGP, from the coding sequence ATGACACAGGGGCGTCACCGGCCGACGCTGCGCGATATCGCCGACGCCACCGGGCTCTCCCCGGCGGCCGTCAGCTACGCCCTCCGTGGGTTGCAGGTGACCGAAGAGACCCAGGCCCGGGTGCGCGAGGCGGCCCAGCGGCTGGGCTACCAGGCAGACCCGATCGCCCGCGCGCTCGCCTCCGGCCGCACCGAGACCGTCGGGGTGCTCTGCGGCTCCCTGGCCGACGGCTGGCAGCAGCAGGTCGCCGCGGCGCTCGGTCGCGGTCTGCTCGGGGCCGGCCGCAACCCGGTCACGGTAGACGCCGGCAACGACCCGGCCCGCGAGATCACCCTGGCCAAGCGCATGGTCGACCAGCGGGTCGACGCGCTGATCGTGCTACCGGTCGACCCGAACGCCCCGCACTGGGCCGAAACCGCCGATCGCACCGTGCTCGTCGCGGTCGGCGACGGGCTGCCCGGCGCGCCGGCCGCGGCCGAGGTGGTGTTCGACAACGCCACCGGGGTCAGCCACGGCCTGCGTCTGCTCGCGGCCGCCGGGCACACCCGGGTCACCCTGCTCACCCCCACGCACCGGGCCACGCCCGACCGCCCGGCCGAGCAGATCGTCCAGCAGGTGGCGCCCGACCTGGGGCTCACCGCGGTGGTGCGCAGCTGCCCGCACGACCTCGACGGGGCCGCGGCGGTGGTGCGCGACCTGCTCAAGACGCCCGACCCGCCCACGGCGTTCTTCTGCCTGGCCGACTCGATCGCGTTCGGTGTGTACCTGGCCGCTCGTGAGCTGGGACTGGCCGTGCCGCAAGACGTCTCGGTGGTTGGCTACGACGACCTGCCGGCCGGCCGGCTGCTCACGCCCCCGCTGTCCAGCTACCACTGGCCGGTCGAGTCCCTGGTCGAGGCGGTGGTCAGCCATGCCGTGGAGGCCATCGACAAGAAGGCGGTCCGGCCCCGGCGCACGGTGCTGACGCCGGAGCCGATGCCCCGGGGCAGCGTGGCGCCCCCGCGCGCTGCTGTCCATGCACCTCGGGAAACGGGTAGACCTGGACCATGA
- a CDS encoding cysteine dioxygenase, producing MTSVAESTAPEVPALNDLPARVLTRQELRELVSAIADDPAAWQPHVAYDDEHRHYVCLHRDANVDVWVLCWTPSNDTGWHDHDISSGAVAVAHGEVIEHNLVIGSAALEIKVPAGQSFHFGPDHIHRMTGAAEGSVSIHAYSPPLWRMGQYAISTTGVLRRTSVSYADELRPVDEPFPDDQERLRDAVLGS from the coding sequence ATGACCAGCGTTGCCGAGAGCACCGCACCCGAGGTTCCCGCCCTGAACGACCTGCCCGCGCGGGTTCTCACCCGCCAGGAACTGCGCGAGCTGGTCAGCGCGATCGCCGACGACCCCGCTGCCTGGCAGCCGCACGTGGCCTACGACGACGAGCACCGGCACTACGTCTGCCTGCACCGCGACGCGAACGTGGACGTCTGGGTGCTGTGCTGGACGCCGAGCAACGACACCGGCTGGCACGACCACGACATCTCCTCCGGGGCGGTCGCGGTGGCCCACGGCGAGGTGATCGAGCACAACCTGGTGATCGGCAGCGCCGCACTGGAGATCAAAGTGCCTGCCGGGCAGTCGTTCCACTTCGGCCCGGACCACATCCACCGGATGACCGGCGCGGCCGAGGGCAGCGTCTCGATCCATGCCTACTCGCCGCCGCTGTGGCGCATGGGCCAGTACGCGATCAGCACCACCGGCGTGCTGCGCCGCACCTCGGTGTCGTACGCGGACGAGCTGCGGCCGGTCGACGAGCCGTTCCCGGACGACCAGGAGCGCCTGCGCGACGCCGTTCTCGGTTCGTGA